The DNA region AGCTGCCTCAGAATGTGGATTCCTCTGACCTTTACTATGAAGATCAATGCCAGATCAATGGAAATGCCAACTGCTTGTATGGTCGTCTTAGAAACGGAAGATTTGAAGGGACATATGACTCGCATTCCAATAAGAGACGTGCCATTCCTAAAGATTACTTGTTCTCTGATGACACATCAAAGACTATGAAGAGAAATTGGAGGAAGCATGTGGCTCAGCCTGTTAGAGACATAAAGAAGCGGCTGGGGCCACCTCCAGGAAATAGAAAGGCTTATCCCTGGGTCAAAGCACATGTGAGTCAGGCGAAGCTAAATGATGGGATCAGCCATAGTAGTCAAGGAGGTGACACTTTGGAAACTGTGGCTGATGACTTTGATAATGCAAATCGGAACATGGGTACTGCAAAGGCTGAGCCCCCTGAAGAGACTGAAGAATTTACTCAGCTAGTAAATGGCGCTTTTCTGAAGTTTGTCAAGCTCTTGAATGAAAACGCAGCTCAGCGTCGGAAATATGCAGATCAGGGACAATCTGGTATTTTAAAATGCGGCATTTGTGGCAGGTCTGTCATTGCGTACAATGTGTTTATTGAGCGGAGCACTTCCTTTAACATTTTTTGTTTAGACCTTTTCCAATCCGTTCATTCATATGATTAACTTTATATCTAACATGAATTAGTTTAGGGTTTTTGATGGTCTTCACTATCTTCATGCTAAGATGTTGGACACTTCTCCTTATCATTGAATGCTGAAGCATGCTGATTTGGGTGGCGGGCGTGACAGGCTTTCCGTTTGGAGATTAGTCTACTGTGGTTGCTGGAGAATAATGTGAGAAGTTAGATGTTGTGGTTACTGGCGATTTTTAGAGGTGAAGTATTGAAAGCCAGCTATTTACTGAGTACACGGCTCCAACATCCTTGATGAACAATTATAGCTGGATGAGAGATATTGAAAGATCTTCCCTGGTTTCTTGTTAATCACCAAGGTTCTTAAATTGCTGCACTGTCTTCATGGAGTTTCTGATGGAACTAGACAGTAGACTGGATAAGGAAAGAAGGATTAAGAGAGAAATGTAACAGTTGGAATACTCAAAATGTGACAGTAGACGGGAGATATTGCTCTCTATCAAGGTTGATTCGAcgatgtttatttatttttcagtagATATTTAGCGGGTAGAACTCTTTTAAGTGTCGTAATCTGAAAGTGGGGGAATGATTTGGAGAACTGACCCTGAAGGTATTTCAAtggataaaaggaaaaaacttGTCATATCAGCGGCTGCTTAGTTGAATTGTAATGGTGAATGTTGCCATTCAGTGACACATGAAGGAAAGGGAAATCTCATAAGAGAAATGGGAAATCTCGCTTTCCGCATTTTTCCCCCCTTCTTATTTGGTACTTATTGTGATGGCTCTCCCGATCTTTACTTGTTTCTTATGACTTTGAGCAGTCTGTATCTACCAGTTCTTTCTGGTGGACATTTGAAAGTAAGGATTAGGGaccaaagaaaatattttgtaagGAGATTTGCTGAAGAATCATTTCCACATGGAAGAAATTCTAAGCTCTATACGTGAATCGACGATGCGACGATGCTCTATAATGCTGAAGGATAGGAGATCCTTTTTCTGGGGTGCAAATGCTTCATTATTACTTATGATGTCCTTAGTTATGATAAGCCATGTTTGTTCCCTTTTCTCTGCCAATTGTATTGGTATGCCAATTGTATGGGTATATATGGTGCCatgccttctttttttttgaggtAATATGAGATGACATAgattaaaatttattctaaTTGATTTACTTTTTACTGCATGCTTTCTGTCAGAAATTCCAAGGAGTTTATCGACACACTGAGTTTGGCCATGCACGCTTTCTCCACTCGGGCCACTGGTTTCCGAGCAGAGCACTTGGGACTCCATAAAGCACTATGCATTCTAATGGGATGGAACAGTGCCTTGGGGCCCAATGGGACATGGGTCAGGCAGGTCCTGCCCGATGCTGAAGCGTCAGCTCTGAGGGATGACCTCATCATATGGCCTCCCATAGTAATCATCCACAACAGCTCTATTGCAAATGCAGCTCCTGTTGACAGGGTGATCCTCGGTGTCGAAGAGATCCAGGCTATTTTGAAAGGTTGGTCCACTCCCAACAAATTCTCTTCTTCAAAGAAACTGTCTTTGGTAAAGAATTTCTTATTCTTAGAGATGGTTTGTGATTTTGTTTTGAGGCTCGAACTGCCCTTTAccttcaaaattcaaatattaacAATATCCATGTCGGGAGACATGTTCTTCGTAAGTTTATGCTCTTCCAACTTCCGGCATTAGTTTATGCAGTGTTTCCCTTTTTTATGGGTTACATTACATTGTTACTTACGATCACTAAGTCTGTTGTTTCTATCATTCAACCTTTTCCTATACTTTCTCTTGTTCAAACTGTTCTTTCACAGAGATGGGATTGGGCGGTGATAAAACCAAGGTGATGCGCGGGAAACCTGCGAATCAGAGCATCATGGTGGCAAGCTTCCATGGGACCTTCTCAGGGCTGTGGGAAGCAGAGAGCCTCCACAAGCACTTCATCGAGAAAAGGCAGGGCAGGGTCGAGTTTGATCAAATCAGTGGCAGGCGGAAAAGAATCCATGGGACGGGGAAAGCCCCAGAAGACAAGGTAAGTGTTCTCTATGGATACTTGGGAATTGCAGAGGACTTGGACAAACTAGAATTCGAGATGAAGAAGCGGTGTGTGGTGAGGAGCAGGAGGGAGATTCAGGAGATTGTGGACGTTCAGCTTAAGTGCAGTTGAGGTTGAGGACGAGTGGCGTGTTTAAAGCCAGATCGGAAACTCACCCCGGATGCTAGGAATGTTGATGTAAATCGGGattttgcatattttggtTAGTTTGCTTAGGTGGAATCAGGCCATGGAAACGATGAATTGATTCCTTTTTGTTCTTATAATCTTTTGCAATACCGCTCAACGGTTTTGGATTAGTGATATCAATCACTTGATCAATACCAGTTACCTTCAGTGATTCAAATCAAAGAGTTCGGGTTTTTGAATTTGCCAATCATGTCGGTAATGTTTGTAATTCTCATTCGTATCAGTGACCCCACCAGCAAAAGCAGATATAATTTATCCAATTCAAAGGCAAAGCTTCTGGGAATAAGGTTTATATCTCGATTAGTGGAACGATCTAAGAATGAACGCTGAACGATCTAAGAACAAAGGCACGTCTGGCCTCAGCAGTTCAGAAGAACATCTTCTTGTGTCATGTATGATTATATACCACTTTGAACATTGGAGCTCATCGACAATCCATAGTACAAAATATGGAACATACATCTCTTCATTTGTCATTCCTTCTTTCCGATCCCGTGAGCCATGTTATAGAGACCTCGTGCCTGCATCGAATAAAACAGCAAGCAATACATGGATAAGATGCTTCTATGTTCGAATTGAAGAGGAGTTGTGGGTTGACGGGGAGAGGAACACTCACCGTCATGTAGGTTAAAGTAACTGCAAGGGCAAGAGGAATCGCTACTGAGGTGATCTTGTCGTACGGCCCCTTAAGGTAAGTGGGCTTGTTGATGCTCTGAAAGTACTTCTGCTTCTCGATGAGCTTCTCCCTCGGCCTAAATGGCGGCTCGGGTTCTGACATGATCACTGCACCTGCGAACCAACATACATCAGATCATATATCACAACAATCATGCACCAAACCTGGCCCCTACGCATTATAAACCGAAAGTGACGGGCAATGCTCAGTTCGTGGACAAGTCGAGATTGTTTTAGGAAGGAAGAGAGACAGAAAGCTCACCTGCAGTCGAGTTTCAGAGGATATCGAGCAAATCCGGGAATTGATGAGAGCAGGCTATTAGAGCAGTTGGTAGAGGCAAATGAAAGAGGACAGCTGAATTTCTTTCGGAAGAGAACGTTAATAAGACGTTGAAAACGTTCCAGAGGGCATTAGAATACTCTCGGGTTCTCCATGCTGCTGAAAGGAACCAGATGCTGATGGAATATAACACAACAGCTCGAAATTTATTGGCAAAACTTGTGAACTTTTCGATATTTCTTGCACTTGATCCGAAGCTACTCGTGCCGTCTCATTGCCTGATAGATTCACCCGATTATATCACGTGCAACATAGCTTGTTTATCGACCAAATGACAAACTCGAGCAGTGGGCCCCACTCTCTACTTTCACCCGGATAAAACCTAGAAATACTTTCCCCGATTCTATAGAAGCGCGTCATCCTTATCGAATCGGCCATTACATCTCAGGCGATCAAACATACACGGTATGACAATTATTAGGTGGTTTTAGATCATGAGTGATGTAGTGGACAGAGCCACACACAAATAAGGAATTTGGGGATAACCACGACCTTCTTACATGCTCTTGTGCATACCCGATACCGTATGAATGTTATTTCCGTAGTTGATCGGATTCAAACCATGTAATGATCTCTCTATCGATTGCTGTCAGGGAAGGTAATTCTCGCAGTGGAAGGAAAACTCACGTCCTCCATCATCAACTATCAGAGCCACAAATGGGCCTTACTCTTATTCGAATTAGATGAGGTTTGTTACTGGGCCTCAAATGGACTTGGCAATGTAGTGGGCTTAGGGCCCGTTTCATTGCTGTCGATGTTATCATTCAAGTTGCCGCTCATTCACTTAAATTTCTGTAATGCTTGCTTAGTCGAGTGACTTCCAACCGCAGATATTTTCTCAATCTCATAATACTCGTCACAGCCTAAGCATATCGGAGAGACCGAAGAATGAACTGTGCGGTTAAAAGGGTAGTTCTTCGCCGGTCTATAAAGTAATctcatgaaaaaaatttcaatgatTATATCTCGTCACGTgacgtaagaaaacacgaaTCCAATtgtaataaatagataaatgaATTTTAGTTACTCAagcaattgtttttttttaaacgttgcagctttgttttttttatgccATTGTGAGGTAATATCATTTAATATTTGCTCATCTTAAGTTAGATCGAAAGCTCCACGCGTTTATGCCATCCTGCTGGTTGAGAATGGCATGATTTATACCATTTGCCACATAGCTTGTTTGTTGATGTTCTATCACTCGTTTATCATCTCCTATCTACACTCCGAGATTCAGAGCTGTATAGATTAACGCGATCTTTTCCTCGATTCAGTCCGTTTACGACTTCTATTTAAATTTGAAGATTACAGTTCAAATCACGCGGTAGATCCAGAGGAATAGATCATGAGATGGTCCTAAACCACAAGTGACATGATAGACGAATCTCGATAGGTGTCAAAATTACATCCTACCCCTCACGTATTCTAATGGATAAGCCGCGGTAGCACatcttaatttttcattaatgatGTTCGAGATTGATCGAAAACTGCTTACACACCATCTCGTTAAGGCATCAATGGTTATCACGTAACCTTTGCACATAGTATAAGCTTCAAAGTCATCTTGCATGTTAACATGAACAATGGACCCCGCCCTAAATTTTCAAGGGTAACGCACATTACATCCTCCCAGGATTGAATCGACTGGTAGCAACACATGCCCTATAATCAATAAGTAATGCTCGACTCTGAGGGCACAATTACGAATGCAAAAGTAAAGAGACGAATTAAAATTATGCTTGCAAACGATTAAGAACATATCATTAACTGGTACCTAAGGCAAAAATTCTACTGAGGTCCAAGATGAAACCGAAACAATCcgagaaaaataacaaaacttCTTTCAAACACTACGAGAGACTGACTTGACCCAACGCTGGCAGGTCACTCACAACTCCTTAGTCAAAGAGACTGAAACCCATATCCTGCAATTACAAAAATTGAGAGATTGGTGTTAGTCAGGACAAAGACACAGACAGTTAACGATAGCACAAATCAAGCAATAGAACCAAAATCTTGATAACACTTACATCATCGGACTCTTCCTTCTCCTCGaccttctcttccttcttgGCCTCGGCAGCAGGGGCAGCACCGCCACCGCCACCGAcaggagcagcagcagccgCTACTGCAACACCACCGCCAGACGGCACTGATGCCAGCTTCTCCCTTCCAGCTGCTATCAGCTCAGTGATGTCCTTCCCTTTAACTTCGGACAAGAGCAGTTCGATCCTATCCTCATCAGCCTCAGCCCCGACTGTAATTCCAAATGCACGCTTCGTTAGCTCAAGCAACTTTCCCATCATTTCCATTGCAACTCCCCCACTCATGCACAGAATGCAACAACAATCTTAACATAATCGATAAATCTTCCTGAACGCAGCTTCAAACGCCTAAATCCCAATATGCATTCGAACAAATATAACAAAACACGAAATTGGAGGATCTGGGTTTCAGCAGAAGATATTCGAACTAATTAAGCTCCTAGTAGGCAAACAAACATCGAGCAATCGACCGACCTCCAAAAATGGAGGACACGCACAATTCATTTTATCATTTCTAACGATTGCTAGGAAACGACATGAACAGCCACTGAATCTCAGCACCATGCAGCAGCAATCACCGTATAAGACTATATTGCAAGCGCAGACTAACCAGAGAAGCAGAAGCCATTGAAGTACAAGTCACGAGCTAGAATAAGACGGCAAAGAAGAAGGCATGAGCTAGTCAAAAGATGAGAAATGAGGACCTGATCCGAGGATGCTTTTCAAGTCCTCAGCTGAGGGGCAGGTGTTTCCGCCCAAAACAGCCAGAAGATAAGCGGCAATCACCTTCATCTGCGCTCAAAACCAAAAATCATCGCAGCAGATCAGAATCCATACGAGCAATTCGAGGCACGTATCGGAATTTGACGTCGAAGAAATAAAGATTTGGTGGCCGGAGCGGCGGAGGATTACTCACTTTGGGAGCTGCGGTCTTACGCCCGTGGAGACTGGAGGTTCTGGCTCTAGGGTTTGCAGCAAGTGAAGATGAAGGGATATACAGGGGATTATATAGCTAGGGTTTCTGGGGTGAGGCTCTTCCGTGATGGAATCCTGGCCGTTCCTTTTTAATTTCCCGTTTCTCCCTGAGCTTTCCTTTTGTCTACATTCAATGCCCATAAGGCCCATTGGGCCTTTTATAGCGGGCCGGAGTCACGGTTCAGGCCCATATTCGCAAACGTGGCCCGCCGACGAGGCTACAAACGCGCGGGAAAAATTCATCTCATCTCTGTCTTTCCCTCGGCGCCAATCTGAGTAGACGcatttctctttccttttcgcACTGGAGACGGAGGACTCGACGGCGAAATGAACGGCGACAGCCGGAAGCGGGACCGACGGGACCTCCGGAGCTTCAAGAGGCAGAAGAAGCTTCTCCGCAGCGCCGAGGAGGAGCTCGAGTCCAAGCTAGGTTTCGATCTCTTCTCTGAAGGAGAGAAGAAGCTCGGTTGGCTACTTACTTTCGCTCCCGTAAGTATTAACAGTCTGACCTCAATTCAAGGTTAAAGGCTTTGGTCGATGTTTTTTGATAGCGACTCGAATCTGCACAGGTGAAGCTGTTCGAGCTAATTTACGGCTTAATTTGCCTGTTTGCAGTCTTCCTGGGAGGATCCGGAGACGTCCAAAGTCTATAGCTGTATCGATCTTTATTTCGTTACTCAGGTAATTGACGGCACTGAAATCGTGTCCTTCACGGCGGTGCTGTTTCCGGAACTGGAGGATTGTAAATTATGTTTTCTCAAGTGGCATGTAATGGCAGGATGGTACAAGTTTCAAGTCGAAGTACAAGTTTCGTCCTTACTTCTATGCTGCTACGAAGGTATTGGCCTGAGTCCAAATCTTGGCTGCTGCTCGTCTCTTAATGATATTCTGCTGATTGtggcaatttttcttttctcctttcttttttcacaGGACAAAATGGAAATGGATGTGGAGGCCTATTTAAGACGGAAATATGAAAGCCAAGTTGCTGACATTGAGATCATGGAGAAAGAGGATCTCAATCTAGTGAGTTGGTTTTTCCTTGCACGACTCGACTACATTAGGCTGACATCTTTCCCAGTGCTTCAATTTGCCCGTTATGTCGGTATTTTATCACTCCTTTGGGATGAACCAATTCAATCAAGTATTTGCATAAGCAAGTGAAAGTGCGGTCCTCATACGATGTTTTGCAATCAAGGCCCTCCTTTTCTATTCTCTATAAGATGTTGACACATTACAGTTTTGCCACAGGCCGACTTATTTTACTGTCCTCCTTAACTGGATTGGCTGCTGCTGCAATCGCATTTCCTTTGACCTGTCTATTGATGTTTGCCTTTGTTGTGTGCTGTGCATTATGCAgtcataataaaatataaactgAACTGgatattttagttttattgTGCCATGAGATGCTTCTTTACTACATAGTTGAGAGTTTGGAGGATACATTACAAGTTCCACATGTGTATTTGACGATGCGCGTTGTCTTTGGTTAGCTCCTTCTTCTGGTAAGATTTTGTAAATAGAGGTCTGGAATGGAAGAGTACAGTAAGCACCTTTGAATGCTTACAATCTGCCCAATTGAAGTCTTACTTTGTTGGGCCATAAGACCAAATTGGTTCCACATGATGCATGTATATTTGAAGTAGTCTTCcctgttttcttttcctttatttttttaattgtaaacTTTTACATATTTGCAGATTTATCATTGGTTCTCCGCATAGAATTTGTTGTAAACATTCCTATTGAGAGcctgaaagaaaaaaaattcacttaAAATTATTGCACCCTGAATTTCATATCAATTATGCAAGGGGGAGATCTAGGATTTATTTGTAAGACCTAAGGACTCAAAAGTACCTTCAGCTAGTACTTTAGGGTGATAAGCCCGTGATGTTATGAAAATCTTATCTAGTTGCTCAGGTTATCACTTCAAAATGTAGCTAGAAAAAGGTAGTTAGCTTTAGTGTTAATCTATCCGTGTAGCTCTTGAAACTTTTGCTGACGTTGGTTTTTCtacttcttttgtttttttttttaatcataacATCAGGTTTTCTACTTTTTGTTGACATCGTTTTTTCTACTTGTTTGAGTCATGTGAATGCATTTCTCATAGAGGCTCTTGATATCTACAGAAAAACCACTTGTCTGGGCTGCAGAAATCTTATCTAAAAATATCATTTGATTCTGTGCAACAATTGATGAATGTGAAGAATGACCTTTTACATGTTGTGGAGAGAAACCGGGCAAAAATGGATGCTGCAGAAGCATATGAGTCTATATTAATGGTGAAAAGGTGATGCTATGAACCCTGCTCAGATTCTGTTTCTGTGGAAGGTCCATATTTTCTCACTTGGTTTGGTCTAAATGTTCTTGCTGTACGTCTCTGAATAGATTTTCTTAAATTGGCATCTGCAGAGATCAAAAGCCCCAAGATTTTcttgattatattgttgaccTCCGTGAGTTTGATGTTCCATACCATGTACGCTTTGCCATTGACAACGGTAAATGCGAAATTCTTTATTCTTGGTTAAAGAACTAATTCTGTAAAATCTTTTTCTCACATGAGAATTTTCTGTAATTCAGATGTACGGTGTGGTCAGTGGTATGATGTTAGTGTATCCAGTACTGGTGTCATGCTCGAAAAGAGAATTGATCTACTACAGCGTGCTGAAGTTCGTGTCTGTGCATTTGATATCGAAACTACGAAACTTCCTTTGAAATTTCCTGATGCTGAATATGATCTTATAATGATGATATCATACATGATTGATGGCAAAGGTTACCTGATTATCAATAGAGAGGTAAGCACTACATTGTCATATTAagattctattatttttcattgtcCTCTTCCTGTGATAATCATTTACTTGTTTATGCTTGCTCTCTAGTGTGTTGGTGAAGATATAGAAAATCTAGAATATACCCCAAAGCCAGAATTTGAAGGACACTTTGAAGTGATGAATCTGAAAAATGAGGTAAcaatgattttaatttatggatATATCTGCATTGGCAAATCCCATGCTTCATTTTTATatgattcaatttttttctgcAGTTAGAACTTCTAAAACGATGGTTTGGCCATATGCAAGAGCTCAAGCCTGGTATCTATGTCACATACAACGGAGATTTTTTTGACTGGCCATTCCTGGAAAGAAGAGCTGCTTACCACGGGTTGAAAATGAGTGATGTAAGTGAcatttttcttggtttacttagtatgcactgcaatccttatttttgttttcccAAAGAGTCCTCGCAACATCGAAATcagtatatttttttatgcacCTATAGGTTGTATCTGTAAACTGACACTCGGCAGCAAAACTTATGGTTGACTTCTTGAAACTTTGTCAGCATTAACTTTTCAattcagtaatttttaattcCCATTTAGAAAGTATAACTTGAATGGGTAGATGAACTTCTAATTTAGTGCATATAGTCTTTCTACTCAGCTTTAAGTCCCTTTTTCAGGTACAAGTGGTATCTTAATTGAATTTCTGAGATGTTCCTGTACTAGTTCTCCTAAAGAGTTGACTGGTACAGGTATCctgatatataattaattcaactTTGAACCTTTCTCTGATCTCGTtcccttattattattattatttttccctttattttgAGCTCTCAGGAAGTGGGATTTCAATGCGACAACAATCAAGGGGAATGCCGCTCTAAGTTTGCTTGTCATTTAGATTGTTTTGCTTGGGTCAAACGTGACAGTTATCTTCCCCAAGGGAGCCAAGGCTTGAAGGTGCAGATCTTAAGTTTTGGCTTTTGTCTTTTTTGGTTAGTTCAAGCCAGTTGTACTGAAGAAGCATATAACTTCAGAGATATTACACAAAACATGATAGCTAGCAAAATCTATAAAAACTATTAAAAGAAACTTATACTTTTTACATATGAATAACTGACTTGCTTtgcgatatatatatgtgaagagAAAGAGATAGAAGGGCATTTGAAGGCTATAAAAACTTCCGTTGTATATACTTCTGATTGCTGGTATAGAATTGTAAATTCTTGGGCTCCTAGGGTCTATAGATAGAATGTAAATGCTTTTCTGGACATGACAGAGTGCTAAGCTTATGCTTGAGCTTTCCATTTTCCCTCTTTCGTGTTCGGGCatcatttgtatatttatGTACCATGTTTGATGCCGTTTCTGTACCTTGTTTGATGCCGTTGAAAAAAGTTACTGATGACTTACTATTGCATAATAGTTCCTCCCAAGTTCTGTTTTGGTGGTCAAATTAATTGCATAGGTATCTTGATCTTTAATGTACACATCCTAATGAACAAGTAACAATATACAAGTTTGGGGGCTGATTGATTCAACATGAAGGTTGTTACATTGTTTTCCCATTTTTGAAGCCACTCCCTAAACTTTTGGTTCCTGTTGTGCTATTAAATTATCCGTTCATGCGACTAGGATGTACTTTGACGTTGCACCAGCATgtttaaaattgtgattttagtTGAAATTGATGATTTGCTGAATATGATCATCTGCTAGGCTGTGACAAAGGCCAAATTGGGTTATGATCCACTTGAAGTAAATCCAGAAGACATGGTTCGCTTTGCAAAGGAGAAACCTCAGGTGTTATGCTAAAAGTTCTCCTTAGGATTTGTCCTTTTATTGGCATTAAGGCACGTCATGTTGTGGTATTATTTGAGATAAATAAAGCTCACTTGTTAAATGTTTTGACAGATGATGGCCTCTTATTCTGTTTCTGATGCCGTTGCAACTTACTACTTGTATATGACCTATGTTCATCCATTCATCTTTTCTCTGGCAACAATAATTCCCATGTCGCCGGATGAGGTTCTACGTAAAGGTAGCGGAACCCTCTGTGAAATGCTTCTCATGGTCCAGGTGAGTTCATGAGCACATCATTTAGAAAGCCTGTTCCGGTtgcaatttgaattttttctcgCCATAGCCTGTAAGTACTGCTGCATATGCTGCAGGCATATAAAGCAAATGTCATTTGCCCTAACAAGCACCAATCAGATTCAGAGAAGTTCTACAATAATCACCTTCTTGAGAGCGAGACTTATATAGGAGGTCATGTGGAATGCCTTGAGAGTGGAGTTTTCAGATCTGACCTTCCGACTCAGTTTAAGCTTGATCCATCTGCTTATCAGGTAAATTTTCCTGGCGTGATTTCTGCACTGGTATCCTTGTTGGAGCTGTGTCAAGTACTTT from Punica granatum isolate Tunisia-2019 chromosome 3, ASM765513v2, whole genome shotgun sequence includes:
- the LOC116200260 gene encoding uncharacterized protein LOC116200260 codes for the protein MSEPEPPFRPREKLIEKQKYFQSINKPTYLKGPYDKITSVAIPLALAVTLTYMTARGLYNMAHGIGKKE
- the LOC116198569 gene encoding 60S acidic ribosomal protein P2B-like: MKVIAAYLLAVLGGNTCPSAEDLKSILGSVGAEADEDRIELLLSEVKGKDITELIAAGREKLASVPSGGGVAVAAAAAPVGGGGGAAPAAEAKKEEKVEEKEESDDDMGFSLFD